Proteins encoded together in one Helicobacter pylori window:
- the rpmH gene encoding 50S ribosomal protein L34 — protein MKRTYQPHNTPRKRTHGFLVRMKTKNGCKVINARRAKGRKKLSV, from the coding sequence ATGAAACGCACTTACCAACCACACAACACACCAAGAAAGCGAACCCATGGCTTTCTAGTGAGAATGAAAACCAAAAACGGGTGCAAGGTGATTAATGCCAGACGAGCTAAGGGCAGAAAAAAGCTTTCCGTCTAA
- the rnpA gene encoding ribonuclease P protein component: protein MPDELRAEKSFPSKPYDSLKNKSEFDRVYQKGFKKHNPFFSLFVLDLSKEPPKEKEGFEDPLSCRLKDRNTLCLLGLSVSKKVGNAVKRNLIKRRLRSLVTRHAALCQGLALVFVPKSDCYHLDFWVLEKHFLEMLTSIKDYMNKALKDLKKGMTHTHAKQ from the coding sequence ATGCCAGACGAGCTAAGGGCAGAAAAAAGCTTTCCGTCTAAACCCTATGACTCTTTAAAAAACAAGAGTGAGTTTGATAGGGTTTATCAAAAGGGTTTCAAAAAACACAACCCTTTTTTTTCGCTCTTTGTTTTGGATTTGTCAAAAGAGCCGCCAAAAGAAAAAGAGGGCTTTGAAGATCCGCTCTCTTGCAGGCTTAAAGACCGAAATACGCTTTGTTTGTTAGGTTTGAGCGTGTCCAAAAAAGTCGGCAACGCCGTGAAACGAAACCTCATCAAACGCCGTTTGCGATCACTAGTTACAAGGCATGCCGCTCTTTGTCAAGGGCTTGCTTTGGTGTTTGTGCCTAAAAGCGATTGTTACCATTTGGATTTTTGGGTTTTAGAAAAACATTTTTTAGAAATGCTAACTTCCATTAAAGACTATATGAACAAAGCCTTAAAAGATTTGAAAAAAGGAATGACTCATACCCATGCGAAACAATAA
- the yidD gene encoding membrane protein insertion efficiency factor YidD, which produces MRNNKTPFLSAILTASIRGYQRFFSAFTFSSCRFYPTCSNYALWLLCFENPLIAMGKIAIRILSCNPFCSGGIAYPTTRLKRPSLLQSHKDFNRNFKTITFWLVPTKSHATYYIIKV; this is translated from the coding sequence ATGCGAAACAATAAAACGCCTTTTTTGAGCGCGATTCTTACGGCATCAATTAGGGGTTACCAACGCTTTTTTTCGGCTTTCACTTTTTCAAGTTGCCGGTTTTACCCCACTTGCTCCAACTACGCCCTATGGTTGCTCTGTTTTGAAAACCCCCTAATCGCTATGGGTAAAATCGCTATAAGGATACTCTCATGCAACCCTTTTTGCTCTGGGGGCATTGCTTATCCCACCACTCGCTTGAAACGCCCTAGCCTACTCCAATCTCATAAAGATTTTAATCGTAATTTTAAAACCATTACTTTTTGGCTCGTTCCCACAAAAAGCCACGCAACTTACTACATCATTAAGGTTTAA
- the yidC gene encoding membrane protein insertase YidC, with protein sequence MDKNNNNNLRLILAIALSFLFIALYSYFFQKPNKTTTQTTKQETTNNHTIASPNAPNAQHFSVTQTIPQENLLSTISFEHAKIEIDSLGRIKQVYLKDKKYLTPKQKGFLEHVGHLFSSKENAQPPLKELPLLAADKLKPLEVRFLDPTLNNKAFNTPYSASKTTLGPNEQLVLTQDLGALTIIKTLTFYDDLHYDLKIAFKSPNNLIPSYVITNGYRPVADLDSYTFSGVLLENNDKKIEKIEDKDAKEIKRFSNTLFLSSVDRYFTTLLFTKDPQGFEALIDSEIGTKNPLGFISLKNEANLHGYIGPKDYRSLKAISPMLTDVIEYGLITFFAKGVFVLLDYLYQFVGNWGWAIIFLTIIVRIILYPLSYKGMVSMQKLKELAPKMKELQEKYKGEPQKLQAHMMQLYKKHGANPLGGCLPLILQIPVFFAIYRVLYNAVELKSSEWILWIHDLSIMDPYFILPLLMGASMYWHQSVTPNTMTDPMQAKIFKLLPLLFTIFLITFPAGLVLYWTTNNILSVLQQLIINKVLENKKRMHAQNKKEH encoded by the coding sequence ATGGATAAAAACAACAATAATAATCTTCGCTTGATTTTAGCGATTGCTCTGTCTTTCTTGTTTATCGCTCTTTATAGCTATTTTTTCCAAAAACCAAACAAAACAACAACCCAAACCACAAAGCAAGAAACAACCAACAACCACACAATAGCAAGTCCTAACGCGCCCAACGCCCAACATTTTAGTGTTACTCAAACCATCCCCCAAGAGAATTTGTTAAGCACCATTTCTTTTGAGCATGCCAAAATTGAAATTGATTCTTTAGGGCGCATCAAACAGGTTTATCTCAAGGATAAAAAGTATCTAACCCCTAAACAAAAGGGCTTTTTAGAGCATGTGGGCCATCTTTTTAGCTCCAAAGAAAACGCGCAACCCCCCCTAAAAGAGCTCCCCCTTTTAGCAGCCGATAAACTCAAGCCTTTAGAAGTGCGTTTTTTAGACCCCACGCTCAATAACAAAGCGTTCAACACCCCTTATAGTGCTTCAAAAACCACTCTTGGGCCTAATGAACAGCTCGTTTTAACCCAAGATTTAGGCGCTCTTACTATCATTAAAACCCTGACTTTCTATGATGATTTGCATTATGATTTAAAAATCGCATTCAAATCGCCCAATAACCTTATCCCTAGCTATGTGATCACCAATGGTTACAGGCCGGTGGCTGATTTAGACAGCTACACTTTTTCAGGCGTGCTTTTAGAAAATAACGACAAAAAAATTGAAAAAATTGAAGATAAAGACGCTAAAGAAATCAAACGCTTTTCTAACACCCTCTTTTTATCCAGCGTGGATAGGTATTTCACCACCTTGCTTTTCACCAAAGATCCTCAAGGTTTTGAAGCCTTAATTGATTCAGAAATCGGGACTAAAAACCCCTTAGGCTTCATTTCCCTTAAAAATGAAGCAAATTTGCATGGCTATATTGGCCCTAAAGATTACCGCTCTTTGAAAGCGATTTCACCCATGCTCACGGATGTGATAGAGTATGGCTTAATCACTTTTTTTGCGAAAGGCGTGTTTGTTTTACTGGATTATTTGTATCAATTCGTGGGTAATTGGGGTTGGGCTATCATTTTTTTAACGATTATCGTGCGCATTATCCTCTACCCCTTAAGCTATAAGGGCATGGTGAGCATGCAAAAGCTCAAGGAATTAGCCCCTAAAATGAAAGAACTCCAAGAAAAATACAAGGGCGAACCCCAAAAGTTGCAAGCCCACATGATGCAGCTTTACAAAAAACATGGGGCTAACCCGCTAGGGGGTTGTCTGCCTTTAATCTTACAAATCCCGGTGTTTTTTGCGATTTATAGAGTGCTTTATAACGCTGTGGAATTGAAAAGCTCAGAGTGGATCTTATGGATTCATGATCTATCTATCATGGATCCGTATTTTATTTTACCGCTTCTTATGGGAGCGTCTATGTATTGGCACCAAAGCGTTACGCCAAACACCATGACCGATCCCATGCAAGCGAAGATCTTTAAACTCTTGCCCCTATTATTCACGATCTTTTTAATCACTTTCCCTGCAGGGTTAGTCTTGTATTGGACCACAAACAACATCCTTTCGGTGTTGCAACAACTCATCATCAATAAAGTCTTAGAAAACAAAAAACGCATGCACGCGCAAAACAAAAAGGAACATTGA
- a CDS encoding protein jag has protein sequence MQNFIEIKAKTLEEALIQASIALNCPIINLQYEVIQTPSKGFLSIGKKEAIILAGVKESVKEVKEESVKETNTKENHQNNIEEKKQKLETETPQEERITPKPPKKNPKEESHNGDKLHEIKQELKDLFSHLPYKINKVEVSLYEPGVLLIDIDGEDSALLIGEKGYRYKALSYLLFNWIHPAYGYSIRLEISTFLQNQEKVMEAQLQSTIMTVHEVGKGQMKAPDGVLTYIALKKLRKAFPNKYVSIKTNLNDEKYIVINDFNNE, from the coding sequence ATGCAAAATTTTATTGAAATCAAAGCCAAAACCTTAGAAGAAGCTCTCATTCAAGCTTCTATCGCTTTGAATTGCCCCATTATTAATTTGCAATACGAAGTCATTCAAACGCCCTCTAAAGGGTTTTTAAGCATTGGTAAAAAAGAAGCCATTATCTTAGCGGGCGTTAAAGAAAGCGTTAAAGAGGTTAAAGAAGAGAGCGTTAAAGAAACCAACACGAAAGAAAATCATCAAAACAATATAGAAGAAAAAAAACAAAAATTAGAAACAGAAACGCCTCAAGAAGAAAGAATCACCCCTAAACCCCCTAAAAAAAACCCTAAAGAAGAATCTCATAATGGAGACAAACTCCATGAAATTAAGCAAGAATTGAAAGACTTATTTTCTCATTTGCCTTATAAAATCAATAAAGTGGAGGTGAGTCTTTATGAACCGGGGGTTTTATTGATTGATATTGATGGCGAAGACTCCGCCCTTTTAATTGGCGAAAAAGGTTATCGCTACAAAGCCCTTTCTTACTTGCTCTTTAATTGGATCCACCCTGCTTATGGCTATAGTATCCGCTTAGAAATTTCCACTTTTTTACAAAACCAAGAAAAGGTTATGGAAGCGCAACTCCAAAGCACGATCATGACCGTTCATGAAGTAGGTAAAGGGCAGATGAAAGCCCCTGATGGCGTTTTAACCTATATCGCTTTAAAGAAATTACGAAAAGCGTTCCCTAATAAATATGTTTCCATCAAAACCAATTTAAACGATGAAAAATACATCGTCATCAACGACTTTAACAATGAATGA
- the mnmE gene encoding tRNA uridine-5-carboxymethylaminomethyl(34) synthesis GTPase MnmE, with protein sequence MKNTSSSTTLTMNDTIAAIATPLGKGAISIIKISGHNALNILKQLTQKQDFTPRYAYVCDIFSNGVLLDKALVIYFKAPYSFTGEDVCEIQCHGSPLLAQNILQACLNLGSRLAKAGEFSKKAFLNHKMDLSEIEASVQLILCEDESVLNALARQLKGELKIFIEEARNDLLKLLASSEVLIDYSEEDIPSDFLDGVSQNLEKQIASFKDLLDFSNVQKQRNKGHALSIVGKPNAGKSSLLNAMLLEERALVSDIKGTTRDTIEEVIELQGHKVRLIDTAGIRESADKIERLGIEKSLKSLENCDLILGVFDLSKPLEKEDFNLIDALNRAKKPCIVVLNKNDLAPKLELEILKSHLKIPYTLLETNTLNSKACLKDLSQKISAFFPKLDTQNKLLLTSLAQKTALENAITELQNAKNHLETLELFSYHILSAIENLNLLTRPYETSQMLDSMFSEFCLGK encoded by the coding sequence ATGAAAAATACATCGTCATCAACGACTTTAACAATGAATGACACCATCGCCGCTATCGCTACCCCTTTAGGCAAGGGAGCGATTAGCATCATTAAAATCAGCGGCCATAACGCTCTAAACATCCTCAAACAACTCACCCAAAAACAAGACTTCACCCCCAGATACGCTTACGTGTGCGATATTTTTTCTAATGGCGTTTTATTAGACAAAGCGTTAGTCATTTATTTCAAAGCCCCCTATAGTTTCACTGGTGAAGATGTGTGCGAAATCCAATGCCATGGAAGCCCCCTTTTAGCGCAAAATATCTTACAAGCTTGTTTGAATTTAGGATCTAGGCTCGCTAAAGCGGGGGAATTTAGTAAAAAAGCCTTTTTAAACCATAAAATGGATTTGAGCGAGATTGAAGCGAGCGTTCAGCTCATCCTTTGTGAAGATGAAAGCGTTTTAAACGCTCTAGCCAGGCAGCTTAAGGGCGAGTTAAAAATTTTTATTGAAGAGGCCAGGAACGATCTTTTAAAGCTTTTGGCGAGCTCAGAAGTTTTGATTGATTATAGCGAAGAAGACATTCCTAGCGATTTTTTAGATGGAGTGTCTCAAAATTTAGAAAAACAAATCGCCTCTTTTAAAGATTTACTGGATTTTTCTAACGTGCAAAAACAAAGGAATAAGGGGCATGCCTTAAGCATTGTTGGCAAACCCAATGCTGGCAAAAGCTCCCTATTAAACGCCATGCTTTTAGAAGAAAGGGCTTTAGTGAGCGATATTAAAGGCACAACAAGAGACACTATAGAAGAAGTCATTGAATTACAAGGGCATAAGGTGCGCTTGATTGACACCGCTGGCATTAGAGAGAGCGCGGATAAAATAGAGCGTTTAGGGATTGAAAAAAGCCTTAAAAGTTTAGAAAATTGCGACCTTATTTTGGGCGTGTTTGATCTTTCTAAACCCCTAGAAAAAGAAGATTTTAACCTTATAGACGCCCTTAATCGTGCTAAAAAGCCTTGCATTGTTGTTTTGAATAAAAACGATTTAGCCCCTAAACTAGAGCTTGAAATCTTAAAATCCCATCTTAAAATCCCTTATACTTTACTAGAAACCAACACCCTAAATTCCAAGGCTTGTTTGAAAGATTTGAGCCAAAAAATCAGCGCCTTTTTCCCCAAACTAGACACTCAAAACAAGCTCTTACTCACTTCCCTAGCCCAAAAAACCGCCCTAGAAAACGCCATTACTGAATTGCAAAACGCTAAAAACCATTTAGAAACTTTGGAGCTTTTTTCTTATCACATTTTAAGCGCGATAGAAAACTTGAACTTGCTCACCCGCCCTTATGAAACCAGCCAGATGCTTGATAGCATGTTCAGCGAATTTTGCTTAGGCAAATAA
- a CDS encoding outer membrane beta-barrel protein, with product MLKLVSKTICLSLIGSFTAVEAFQKHQKDGFFIEAGFETGLLQGTQTQEQTIATTQEKPKPKPKPKPKPITPQSTYGKYYISQSTVLKNATELFAEDNITNLTFYSLNPVYVTAYNQESAEEAGYGNSSLIMIQNFLPYNLNNIELSYTDNQGNVVSLGVIETIPKQSQIILPASLFDDPQLNADGFQQLQTATTKFSDSSTQNLFDKLSKVTTNLQMTYINYNQFSSGNGTGSKPPCPPYENQENCTAKVPPFTSQDAKNLTNLMLNMMAVFDSKSWEDAVKNAPFQFSDNNLSKPCYSNYSTCVNPYNDGLVDPKLIAKNAGDEYNIENGQTGSVILTPQDVIYSYRVTNNLYVNLLPPRGGDLGLGSQYGGPNGPGDDGTNFGALGILSPFLDPEILFGKELNKVAIMQLRDIIHEYGHTLGYTHNGNMTYQRVRMCQEGSGPEERCQGGKIEQMDGKEVQVFDNGHEVRDTDGSFYDVCSRFGGQGQPAFPSSYPNSIYTDCSQVPAGLIGVTSAVWQQLIDQNALPVDYTNLSSQTNYLNASLNTQDFATTMLSAISQSLSSTKSSTTTYRTSKTSRPFGAPLLGVNLKMGYQKYFNDYLGLSSYGIIKYNYAQANNEKIQQLSYGVGMDVLFDFITNYTNEKNPKNNLTKKVFTSSLGVFGGLRGLYNSYYLLNQYKGSGNLNVTGGLNYRYKHSKYSIGISVPLVQLKSRVVSSDGATTNSITLNEGGSHFKVFFNYGWIF from the coding sequence ATGTTAAAACTCGTTAGTAAAACGATTTGTTTGTCCCTAATCGGATCATTCACCGCTGTAGAAGCCTTTCAAAAACACCAAAAAGACGGCTTTTTCATAGAAGCCGGGTTTGAAACCGGGCTGTTACAAGGCACACAAACCCAAGAACAAACCATAGCCACCACTCAAGAAAAACCCAAACCAAAACCCAAACCTAAGCCCAAACCCATTACCCCTCAAAGCACCTATGGGAAATACTACATCTCCCAAAGCACCGTTTTAAAGAATGCGACTGAGTTGTTTGCAGAGGACAATATCACCAACTTAACCTTTTATTCTTTAAACCCTGTGTATGTAACCGCTTACAACCAAGAAAGCGCTGAAGAAGCAGGCTATGGTAATAGCAGCTTGATTATGATACAAAACTTCTTGCCTTATAACTTAAACAACATTGAGCTGAGTTATACAGACAATCAAGGCAATGTAGTCAGTTTGGGCGTGATAGAGACTATCCCTAAACAATCTCAAATCATTCTGCCCGCAAGCTTGTTTGACGATCCGCAACTTAACGCTGATGGCTTCCAACAGCTCCAAACTGCCACCACAAAATTTTCTGATTCCAGCACGCAGAATCTGTTTGATAAGCTCAGCAAGGTTACAACCAATCTTCAAATGACTTATATCAATTACAACCAATTTTCTAGCGGTAACGGCACTGGTTCTAAACCCCCATGCCCTCCATACGAAAATCAAGAAAACTGCACGGCTAAAGTGCCGCCTTTCACCTCTCAAGACGCCAAGAATTTGACCAATTTAATGCTGAACATGATGGCGGTGTTTGATTCTAAATCTTGGGAAGATGCCGTTAAAAACGCCCCCTTTCAGTTTAGCGATAACAACCTGTCAAAGCCATGTTATTCTAATTATTCTACATGCGTGAATCCTTACAACGATGGGCTTGTTGATCCTAAATTGATCGCTAAAAACGCTGGAGATGAATACAATATAGAAAACGGGCAAACAGGCTCAGTGATATTAACGCCGCAAGATGTTATCTATAGCTATAGAGTTACGAATAATCTTTATGTGAATCTCTTGCCCCCAAGAGGAGGGGATTTAGGGTTAGGGTCTCAATATGGCGGCCCGAATGGTCCGGGCGATGATGGCACCAATTTTGGCGCTTTAGGGATATTGTCCCCTTTCTTAGACCCTGAAATACTGTTTGGCAAAGAATTGAATAAAGTCGCCATCATGCAATTAAGAGACATCATCCATGAATACGGCCATACTTTAGGCTATACGCATAACGGGAACATGACTTATCAAAGGGTGCGCATGTGTCAAGAAGGAAGTGGGCCAGAAGAGCGCTGTCAGGGCGGGAAGATAGAGCAAATGGATGGGAAAGAAGTGCAAGTGTTTGACAACGGGCATGAAGTGCGAGACACCGATGGCTCTTTCTATGATGTGTGTTCTCGTTTTGGCGGCCAAGGTCAGCCCGCTTTCCCTAGCAGTTACCCCAATTCCATTTATACTGATTGCTCTCAAGTCCCCGCCGGGCTTATAGGCGTTACCAGTGCGGTTTGGCAGCAACTCATTGATCAAAACGCTCTACCGGTGGATTACACTAATTTGAGCAGCCAAACCAACTATTTGAACGCTAGTTTGAACACGCAAGATTTTGCGACCACTATGCTTAGCGCGATCAGTCAAAGCCTTTCATCTACTAAATCTAGCACCACTACCTACCGCACTTCAAAAACCTCACGGCCCTTTGGAGCCCCCCTATTAGGCGTTAATCTTAAAATGGGCTATCAAAAATATTTTAATGATTACCTAGGGTTGTCTTCTTATGGTATTATCAAATACAACTACGCTCAAGCCAACAACGAAAAAATCCAGCAATTAAGCTATGGTGTGGGGATGGATGTGTTATTTGATTTCATCACCAATTACACTAACGAAAAGAACCCTAAAAACAATCTAACCAAGAAAGTTTTCACTTCCTCTCTTGGGGTGTTTGGGGGGTTAAGGGGCTTATACAACAGCTATTATTTGTTGAATCAATACAAAGGGAGCGGTAATTTAAATGTAACCGGTGGGTTGAATTACCGCTACAAGCATTCTAAATATTCTATAGGCATTAGCGTTCCTTTGGTCCAGTTGAAATCTAGAGTCGTTTCTAGCGATGGCGCAACCACCAATTCTATCACCCTGAATGAAGGGGGCAGTCATTTTAAAGTGTTTTTTAATTACGGGTGGATTTTCTAG
- the mobC gene encoding plasmid mobilization relaxosome protein MobC: MDTNKQIIKSLRLSQKQWQTIQTQMQEKNLNFSQLVLNSLLIQNSQTPTKSKKQKAIANKELVIELAKWGNNLNQIAKCLNTNQGAL, encoded by the coding sequence GTGGATACAAACAAACAAATCATTAAAAGCCTTAGGTTATCTCAAAAACAATGGCAAACTATCCAAACTCAAATGCAAGAAAAAAATTTAAACTTTTCGCAATTAGTTTTAAACTCTCTTTTAATTCAAAACTCACAAACTCCAACAAAATCTAAAAAACAAAAAGCGATTGCTAATAAAGAACTAGTTATTGAATTAGCTAAGTGGGGAAACAATTTAAACCAAATCGCTAAATGTCTCAACACTAATCAAGGAGCGTTGTAA
- a CDS encoding FAD-dependent thymidylate synthase, with amino-acid sequence MEVICKHYTPLDIASQAIRTCWQSFEYSDNGGCKDKELIHRVGNIFRHSSTLEHLYYNFEIKGLSRGALQELSRHRIASLSVKSSRYTLRELKEVESFLPLNETNLERAKEFLVFVDDEKVNAMSVLALENLRVLLSEHNIKNDLAKYAMPESYKTHLAYSINARSLQNLLTLRSSNKALKEMQDLAKALFDALPGEHQYLFEDCLKH; translated from the coding sequence ATGGAAGTGATTTGCAAGCATTACACCCCTTTAGACATTGCGAGCCAAGCGATCCGCACTTGCTGGCAGAGTTTTGAATACAGCGATAATGGAGGCTGTAAGGATAAGGAACTCATCCACAGGGTGGGGAATATTTTCAGGCATTCTTCCACTTTAGAGCACCTTTATTACAATTTTGAAATCAAGGGTTTGAGCAGGGGGGCGTTGCAAGAATTGAGCCGGCATCGAATAGCGAGCTTGAGCGTGAAATCAAGCCGTTACACTTTAAGGGAATTGAAAGAAGTGGAGAGCTTTTTACCCCTTAATGAAACGAATTTAGAAAGAGCTAAAGAGTTTTTAGTTTTTGTAGATGATGAAAAAGTGAATGCAATGAGCGTTTTAGCTTTGGAAAATCTCAGGGTTTTATTGAGCGAGCATAACATTAAAAACGATTTAGCCAAATACGCCATGCCTGAAAGCTATAAAACGCATTTAGCCTATAGCATTAACGCTAGGAGTCTGCAAAATTTATTGACTTTAAGAAGCAGTAATAAAGCCTTAAAAGAAATGCAAGATTTAGCCAAAGCCTTATTTGACGCTTTACCTGGCGAGCATCAGTATTTGTTTGAAGATTGTTTGAAGCATTAG
- the glmS gene encoding glutamine--fructose-6-phosphate transaminase (isomerizing), with the protein MCGIVGYIGDSEKKSILLEGLKELEYRGYDSAGLAVLSGNRLEVFKTQGKLENLKSELKNKEFLDFGVSIAHTRWATHGKPSSANAHPHFTENLALVHNGIIENHASLKKELENKGHAFLSQTDTEVIAHLLEETLKSESDLLKAFEKSISLLKGSYAILMLHKRAKESLFYAKSSSPLVVGKGKEGVFFASSLSVLAPKVDQFVILEENSVGQISLENFKDLKHIENMKDYAFEDKDYSKGNFRNYLEKEIYEQHSSLLECLEGRLEALSVYCEIDPEFLENVNEITLCSCGSSYHASLASVYLFERLAKIRARAILASEYRYAHFKSNPNELFIAISQSGETADTLEALKLAKAQGLKTISLCNAPFSMMSRISDHTLLIRAGVERSVASTKAFSSQVMLLWLLSVYIGKQLGTISKEEERIQAKNMLNSVKAMKVESKLHEKIKRLSKRYLHGHGFFYIGRDVFYPLALEGALKLKEISYLHAEGYASAEMKHGPIALVDSNLFTIALLSKHLLFDKTKSNIEELSARDSTICVLSSEILEIADDFIQLEESESYMEEFFRMNLAMQLLALEIAMRLNHDVDHPRNLAKSVTVE; encoded by the coding sequence ATGTGCGGGATTGTAGGTTATATAGGGGATAGCGAGAAAAAATCCATTCTTTTAGAGGGATTAAAGGAATTGGAATACAGAGGTTATGACAGTGCGGGTTTAGCCGTATTGAGCGGCAATCGTTTGGAAGTGTTTAAAACTCAAGGGAAATTAGAAAACCTTAAATCAGAGCTTAAAAATAAAGAGTTTTTGGATTTTGGCGTGAGTATCGCTCACACCAGATGGGCCACGCATGGCAAGCCAAGCAGCGCAAACGCCCACCCGCATTTTACAGAAAATTTAGCTTTAGTGCATAATGGCATCATTGAAAATCACGCGAGTTTGAAAAAAGAATTGGAAAATAAAGGGCATGCGTTTTTAAGCCAAACGGACACGGAAGTCATTGCGCATTTATTAGAAGAAACGCTTAAAAGCGAGAGCGATTTATTGAAAGCTTTTGAAAAAAGCATCAGCCTTTTAAAAGGGAGTTATGCGATTTTAATGCTCCATAAAAGGGCTAAAGAGAGCTTGTTTTACGCTAAATCTTCTTCGCCTTTAGTTGTGGGTAAGGGCAAAGAGGGGGTGTTTTTTGCGTCCAGTTTGAGCGTGTTAGCCCCTAAAGTGGATCAATTTGTCATTTTAGAAGAAAACAGCGTGGGGCAGATTTCTTTAGAAAATTTTAAAGATTTAAAACACATTGAAAACATGAAAGATTACGCTTTTGAGGATAAGGATTATTCTAAAGGCAATTTTAGGAATTATTTAGAAAAAGAGATTTATGAGCAGCACAGCAGTTTGTTAGAGTGTTTAGAGGGGCGCTTGGAAGCCTTGAGTGTGTATTGTGAGATCGATCCTGAATTTTTAGAGAATGTGAATGAAATCACGCTGTGTTCTTGCGGGAGCAGTTACCATGCGAGTTTAGCGAGCGTGTATTTGTTTGAAAGATTAGCCAAAATAAGAGCGAGGGCCATTTTAGCGAGCGAATACCGCTACGCCCATTTTAAAAGCAACCCTAACGAGCTTTTTATAGCGATTTCTCAAAGCGGGGAAACCGCTGACACTTTGGAGGCGCTAAAATTAGCCAAAGCCCAAGGGCTTAAAACCATTAGTTTGTGTAACGCCCCTTTTAGCATGATGAGCCGCATTAGTGATCACACGCTTTTAATTAGAGCGGGGGTGGAGCGGAGCGTGGCATCCACTAAGGCGTTTTCTTCACAAGTGATGCTTTTATGGCTTTTGAGCGTGTATATAGGCAAACAATTAGGGACCATCTCTAAAGAAGAAGAAAGAATCCAAGCCAAAAACATGCTCAATAGCGTGAAGGCGATGAAAGTAGAGTCTAAATTGCATGAAAAGATCAAGCGCTTATCCAAACGCTACTTGCATGGGCATGGCTTTTTTTATATCGGGCGCGATGTGTTTTACCCGCTCGCTTTAGAAGGGGCGTTGAAACTTAAAGAAATCAGTTACTTGCACGCTGAGGGGTATGCGAGCGCGGAGATGAAGCATGGGCCTATTGCGTTAGTGGATTCCAATCTTTTTACCATTGCTTTATTGTCTAAGCATCTGTTATTTGATAAAACCAAAAGCAATATTGAAGAATTGAGCGCTAGGGATTCTACGATTTGCGTGTTAAGCTCTGAAATTTTAGAGATCGCTGATGATTTTATCCAATTAGAAGAGAGCGAAAGTTATATGGAAGAATTTTTCCGCATGAATTTAGCGATGCAGCTTTTAGCTTTAGAAATCGCTATGCGTTTGAACCACGATGTGGATCACCCAAGAAACTTGGCTAAAAGCGTTACCGTGGAATAA
- a CDS encoding DUF2443 domain-containing protein: protein MFEKIRKILADIEDSQNEIEMLLKLANLSLGDFIEIKRGSMDMPKGVNEAFFTQLSEEVERLKELINALNKIKKGLLVF, encoded by the coding sequence ATGTTTGAAAAAATACGCAAGATTTTAGCGGATATTGAAGATTCGCAAAATGAAATTGAAATGCTTTTAAAATTAGCGAATTTGAGTTTGGGGGATTTCATTGAGATTAAAAGAGGGAGCATGGACATGCCAAAGGGCGTGAATGAAGCGTTTTTTACGCAATTAAGCGAAGAAGTGGAGCGATTGAAGGAGCTTATCAACGCTTTAAATAAGATCAAAAAAGGGTTATTGGTGTTTTAA
- a CDS encoding purine-nucleoside phosphorylase, protein MLLCAGRNETLKKAAPIGVGLIESAINLTRICLKNPDTESLIFIGSAGSYSPETELLSVFESVCGYQIEESFSHLNSYTPLDNFIHIETKEQALFERVRVNSSNYIHTGEMFAKKMAQKGVLLENMEFFSVLSVAKIFSLKAKGIFCVSNHAGLNAHQQFKENHAKVKQILENIIDNLIV, encoded by the coding sequence ATGCTGCTTTGCGCGGGAAGGAATGAGACTTTAAAAAAAGCGGCGCCTATTGGTGTGGGTTTGATAGAGAGCGCGATTAATTTAACGAGGATATGTTTAAAAAACCCTGATACAGAAAGCCTTATTTTTATAGGGAGCGCGGGGAGTTATAGCCCAGAAACGGAGCTTTTGAGCGTGTTTGAAAGCGTTTGCGGCTATCAAATTGAAGAGAGTTTTAGCCATTTAAACAGCTACACGCCTTTAGATAATTTCATTCACATAGAAACTAAAGAGCAGGCTCTTTTTGAAAGGGTGCGTGTGAATAGCAGTAACTACATCCACACCGGCGAAATGTTTGCTAAAAAAATGGCTCAAAAGGGCGTTTTATTAGAAAACATGGAGTTTTTTAGCGTCTTAAGCGTGGCTAAAATTTTTTCTTTAAAGGCTAAAGGGATTTTTTGCGTGAGTAACCATGCAGGACTTAATGCGCATCAGCAATTTAAAGAAAACCATGCCAAAGTCAAACAGATTTTAGAAAACATCATTGATAATTTAATAGTTTAG